Proteins encoded within one genomic window of Panicum virgatum strain AP13 chromosome 1N, P.virgatum_v5, whole genome shotgun sequence:
- the LOC120653643 gene encoding secreted RxLR effector protein 161-like has product MEEKLKLSRESEEEEVDVTHYRRLVGSLRYLVHTRPDLAFAVEYVSRFMEWSTAEHLYAVQHILRYVAGTLDYGLVYKRILGAASFIGYCDSDLAGDVGTSKSTNGTMFFLGGCLVCWKSIKKKVVALSSCEAEYIAAASAVTQALWLSRLLGELLGSKVDVVELKVDSKSALALAKNPVFHGRSKHIRIKYHFIRDCLEDGSIKADHIPTTDQLADILTKSLGRSRFLEMRKRIGLEQITQH; this is encoded by the coding sequence ATGGAGGAGAAGCTCAAGCTCAGTCGcgagagcgaggaggaggaggtcgacGTCACACACTACCGGCGACTGGTGGGGAGCCTCCGGTACCTGGTGCACACCCGGCCGGACCTGGCGTTCGCAGTCGAGTACGTGAGCCGGTTCATGGAGTGGTCTACGGCGGAGCACTTGTACGCTGTCCAGCACATCCTCCGCTACGTGGCTGGTACGCTGGACTACGGTCTGGTCTACAAGCGCATCCTCGGTGCGGCGAGCTTCATCGGCTACTGCGacagcgacctcgccggcgatgtCGGCACCAGCAAGAGCACCAACGGGACCATGTTCTTCCTCGGCGGATGCTTGGTCTGCTGGAAATCCATCAAGAAGAAGGTGGTGGCGCTTTCGAGCTGCGAGGCAGAGTACATCGCCGCCGCTTCTGCAGTAACTCAAGCATTGTGGCTGTCTAGGCTGCTCGGGGAGCTGCTGGGCAGCAAGGTggatgtggtggagctcaaggtggACAGCAAGTCTGCCCTTGCGCTGGCCAAGAACCCCGTCTTCCACGGCAGGAGCAAGCACATCAGGATCAAGTATCACTTCATCAGGGATTGCTTGGAGGATGGGAGCATCAAGGCTGATCACATCCCCACTACTGATCAGCTGGCCGACATCCTCACCAAGTCACTAGGGAGGAGCAGGTTCCTGGAGATGAGGAAGAGGATTGGGCTAGAGCAGATCACTCAGCACTAG